One window of the Pseudomonadota bacterium genome contains the following:
- a CDS encoding DegT/DnrJ/EryC1/StrS family aminotransferase, which yields MLKPIAMSAADIDETDIAAVVEVLRSGRLALGPKAEEFENLMAGYIGVRHAVAVNSGTAALHLILCALGIGPGDEVLVPSFTFVASVNAILYMGATPVFVDIEPETYTLDPGDLEHKITPKTKAVMAVDVFGHPIAWEDVLTIVGRHGLVVIDDSAEALGAEYRGEKIGRFGTAAVFAFYPNKQITTGEGGIVVTNDDDLARVVRSLRNQGRDAEHAWLQHERLGYNYRMNEMSAALGVSQLRKIDRILSRRNHVAKMYTQRLSVLDLVRSPVIKPHVTMSWFVYVVTLADGLDRNALIHALERQGIPARGYFSPIHLQPFIRERFGTQPGMLPITELVAKRTLALPFHNRITEAQVDQVVTGLEEAVRRSNAA from the coding sequence ATGCTTAAACCGATTGCCATGTCCGCCGCGGACATCGACGAGACCGATATCGCGGCGGTCGTCGAGGTGCTGCGTTCCGGCCGCCTGGCCCTCGGGCCCAAGGCCGAGGAATTCGAAAACCTCATGGCCGGCTATATTGGGGTCCGGCATGCGGTCGCGGTGAATTCCGGCACCGCGGCGTTGCATTTAATCCTGTGCGCGTTGGGCATCGGTCCCGGCGACGAGGTGTTGGTGCCATCGTTTACCTTCGTCGCTAGCGTCAATGCGATCCTCTATATGGGCGCGACGCCGGTGTTCGTGGATATCGAGCCCGAGACCTACACGCTGGATCCGGGCGATCTGGAGCACAAGATCACGCCCAAGACCAAGGCGGTCATGGCGGTCGACGTGTTCGGACACCCGATCGCATGGGAGGATGTTTTAACTATTGTAGGGCGCCACGGTCTGGTTGTGATCGACGACTCGGCGGAGGCCCTCGGCGCGGAATATCGGGGAGAGAAAATCGGCCGATTCGGTACCGCCGCCGTGTTTGCGTTCTATCCGAACAAGCAGATCACCACCGGCGAGGGCGGCATCGTGGTCACCAACGATGACGACCTGGCCCGCGTAGTACGCAGCCTGCGCAACCAAGGGCGAGACGCGGAGCACGCGTGGTTGCAACATGAGCGGCTCGGGTACAATTACCGCATGAATGAAATGTCGGCCGCCCTGGGCGTATCGCAACTACGAAAGATTGACCGCATCCTGTCGAGGCGGAATCACGTCGCGAAAATGTATACCCAGCGTTTGAGCGTACTCGATCTGGTGCGGTCGCCGGTGATTAAACCGCATGTGACGATGAGCTGGTTCGTGTATGTGGTGACCTTGGCCGATGGGCTAGACCGCAACGCACTGATCCATGCGCTGGAGCGGCAGGGCATTCCCGCGCGGGGATACTTTAGTCCGATTCATCTCCAGCCGTTCATTCGCGAGCGCTTCGGCACGCAGCCCGGGATGTTGCCCATCACCGAATTGGTGGCGAAACGCACCCTGGCGCTACCGTTTCACAATCGCATCACCGAGGCGCAGGTGGACCAGGTGGTTACAGGGCTTGAAGAAGCCGTGAGGCGTAGTAACGCAGCCTAA
- the lptE gene encoding LPS assembly lipoprotein LptE, which translates to MAVLAIILFGYGCGFHLRGSSPVALRFTGVFVEAPGARQVAAQLRLQLQYNGVVLTPKPARAEAVVTLRDESFEQRVLSVDPRTGKVREYEISYRVDLMVADAKGHSLLAPQSIDLVRDYTFDETAALAKSDEEQILRQEMIQDAAATVLRRLETIKAK; encoded by the coding sequence GTGGCCGTCCTAGCAATCATCCTCTTTGGGTATGGATGCGGATTTCACCTGCGCGGATCGAGCCCGGTGGCGCTTCGATTCACGGGCGTGTTTGTCGAGGCGCCCGGCGCTCGGCAAGTGGCGGCGCAATTGCGGCTGCAGTTGCAATATAATGGCGTTGTGCTAACGCCCAAACCCGCCCGTGCGGAGGCTGTGGTCACGCTCAGAGACGAAAGCTTCGAGCAGCGCGTGCTTTCGGTCGATCCGCGCACCGGCAAGGTACGCGAGTACGAAATTTCCTATCGCGTCGATTTGATGGTGGCCGACGCCAAGGGGCATTCCTTGCTCGCCCCGCAAAGCATCGATCTGGTGCGCGATTACACCTTCGATGAGACCGCGGCGCTCGCCAAATCCGATGAAGAGCAAATCCTGCGGCAAGAAATGATTCAAGACGCGGCCGCGACGGTGCTTAGACGGCTCGAAACCATTAAAGCTAAATAA
- the holA gene encoding DNA polymerase III subunit delta, which yields MTAARPRPRAKLKPGQLGARIEREGLERLYLIAGDEPYQCLEAMDQIRSQARAFGVTERVVLEAQAGFDWQRLRYEANHLSLFSDRRLIELTLAHVPPNNEGVQAIIAYTQGMSADTVVVIRAPVIDYRAKQGAWYRAIEAAGVVVEVAPVPPEAMPDWILRLGERCGLI from the coding sequence GTGACGGCAGCCCGCCCGCGGCCGCGGGCAAAGCTCAAACCCGGTCAGCTCGGGGCGCGCATCGAGCGCGAGGGGCTCGAACGGCTCTACCTCATCGCGGGCGATGAGCCCTACCAGTGTCTGGAGGCGATGGACCAGATCCGATCCCAGGCGCGCGCGTTCGGGGTCACGGAGCGCGTGGTGCTCGAAGCGCAAGCGGGATTCGACTGGCAACGCCTGCGCTACGAGGCGAATCACCTGAGCCTCTTCAGCGACCGCCGGCTCATAGAGCTTACGCTCGCGCACGTTCCCCCGAACAACGAAGGCGTACAAGCCATCATCGCGTATACCCAAGGGATGTCAGCGGACACCGTGGTGGTGATCCGCGCGCCCGTCATCGATTACAGAGCGAAGCAAGGCGCATGGTACCGAGCCATCGAAGCCGCGGGTGTGGTTGTCGAAGTCGCGCCGGTGCCGCCCGAGGCGATGCCGGACTGGATCCTGCGGCTCGGCGAACGGTGCGGTCTTATCC
- the leuS gene encoding leucine--tRNA ligase has product MEERYQPASIEPAMQQRWEEQRVFAASEEPGREKFYCLSMFPYPSGRLHMGHVRNYTIGDVIARYQRLRGKNVLQPMGWDAFGLPAENAAIDNRVPPARWTYENIAYMRGQLKRLGFGYDWARELTTCRPEYYRWEQWFFIQLFKKDLVYKKTSVVNWDPVDQTVLANEQVIDGKGWRSGAPVERRMIPQWFLKITDYAEELLTGLEGLEGWPDAVRTMQRNWIGRSEGVEAEFSIPALGESLTVFTTRPDTLMGATYLAVAAEHPLAARFAQRDPALAGFVNECRRMGTSEVELETMEKKGMPLGVEALHPITGEVLPVWVANFVLMGYGTGAVMAVPAHDSRDYEFARRFGLPIKQVVFPGDALSADVSEAAFIEPGVLRNSGAFDGLSSAAAFAAIAERLRENAKGRRKVNYRLRDWGVSRQRYWGCPIPMLNCPRCGPVPVPEEQLPVVLPEEVEFQGVVSPIKRMPEFYQARCPACGVTAERETDTFDTFFESSWYYARYCCADSTERMLDDRVRYWLPVDQYIGGVEHAVLHLLYARFFHKLMRDLGMAPHAEPFTRLLTQGMVLKDGAKMSKSKGNTVDPQALIDKYGADTVRLFTMFAAPPEQSLEWSDTAVEGAFRFLKRLWRFAAEQLAGGAVAAVDKARLTPAQAELRRQIHKTIAKVNDDIGRRYTFNTAIAAVMELTNALTGFKDNSEQGRALLREGLETIAIVLSPIVPHITEALWAALGHADLVANARWPRVDEAALVRSEITLVVQIDGKKRADLTLAAGTPGALVKEIALADPKVRRYLDGKAIKKLVVVPGRLVNIVTV; this is encoded by the coding sequence ATGGAGGAGCGATACCAACCGGCCAGCATCGAGCCCGCGATGCAACAACGATGGGAGGAGCAGCGGGTCTTTGCGGCCAGCGAAGAGCCGGGGCGGGAGAAATTCTACTGCCTTTCGATGTTCCCCTACCCGAGCGGGCGCCTGCATATGGGCCATGTCCGCAATTACACCATCGGCGATGTGATCGCCCGCTATCAGCGCCTGCGGGGGAAGAACGTCCTGCAGCCGATGGGTTGGGACGCCTTCGGGCTGCCGGCGGAGAACGCCGCCATCGATAACCGCGTCCCCCCGGCGCGCTGGACCTACGAAAACATAGCCTATATGCGCGGCCAGCTCAAGCGTTTGGGGTTTGGCTACGACTGGGCGCGCGAGCTGACCACATGCCGGCCCGAGTATTACCGCTGGGAACAATGGTTCTTTATACAGTTATTTAAGAAAGATCTGGTCTATAAGAAGACCTCCGTCGTCAATTGGGATCCGGTCGATCAGACGGTCCTCGCCAATGAGCAGGTCATCGATGGCAAGGGCTGGCGATCCGGGGCTCCCGTCGAGCGGCGCATGATCCCCCAGTGGTTCTTGAAGATCACCGATTACGCCGAGGAGTTGCTCACCGGGTTGGAGGGGCTCGAGGGTTGGCCGGACGCCGTGCGCACGATGCAGCGCAATTGGATCGGACGCTCCGAAGGCGTCGAGGCCGAGTTTTCGATCCCCGCACTTGGAGAGAGCTTGACGGTGTTCACCACGCGCCCGGACACGCTCATGGGCGCGACCTATCTCGCGGTCGCCGCCGAGCACCCCTTGGCGGCGCGCTTTGCGCAACGTGATCCCGCGTTGGCCGGGTTCGTCAACGAGTGCCGCCGCATGGGTACGAGCGAGGTGGAGCTCGAGACCATGGAAAAAAAAGGCATGCCGCTCGGGGTCGAGGCCCTGCACCCTATCACCGGCGAGGTTTTGCCCGTGTGGGTCGCCAACTTCGTGTTGATGGGCTACGGCACCGGCGCGGTGATGGCGGTGCCCGCCCATGATAGCCGCGACTATGAGTTCGCGCGCCGCTTCGGCCTGCCGATTAAGCAGGTGGTGTTCCCCGGGGATGCTCTCAGCGCGGACGTATCGGAGGCCGCGTTCATCGAACCGGGGGTCCTGAGAAATTCAGGCGCGTTCGATGGTTTAAGCTCGGCCGCCGCCTTCGCGGCCATCGCCGAGCGTTTGCGTGAGAACGCCAAAGGGCGCCGCAAAGTGAATTACCGCTTGCGTGACTGGGGCGTGTCCCGCCAGCGCTACTGGGGCTGCCCGATCCCGATGCTCAATTGCCCGCGGTGCGGCCCCGTGCCGGTCCCCGAGGAGCAGTTGCCGGTGGTACTTCCCGAAGAGGTGGAGTTTCAGGGCGTGGTTTCTCCCATCAAACGCATGCCGGAGTTTTACCAGGCGCGGTGTCCGGCCTGCGGCGTAACCGCCGAACGCGAGACCGACACTTTCGATACCTTTTTCGAATCCTCGTGGTATTACGCGCGTTACTGTTGCGCGGACAGCACCGAGCGCATGCTCGATGATCGGGTCCGCTACTGGCTGCCCGTGGATCAATACATCGGCGGCGTGGAGCATGCCGTGCTGCATTTGCTTTACGCCCGGTTTTTCCACAAGCTGATGCGCGACCTAGGGATGGCGCCGCATGCGGAGCCTTTCACCCGCCTGCTCACCCAAGGGATGGTGCTCAAGGACGGCGCCAAGATGTCGAAATCGAAGGGTAATACCGTCGATCCGCAGGCGCTCATCGATAAATACGGGGCCGATACCGTGCGCTTATTCACCATGTTCGCGGCTCCGCCGGAGCAATCCCTCGAGTGGTCGGACACCGCCGTCGAAGGTGCGTTTCGCTTCCTCAAGCGTCTCTGGCGCTTCGCGGCGGAGCAACTCGCAGGCGGTGCCGTGGCTGCGGTCGATAAGGCCCGGCTGACGCCGGCGCAAGCGGAATTACGCCGCCAGATCCATAAGACAATCGCCAAGGTCAATGACGATATCGGGCGCCGCTATACGTTCAATACCGCGATCGCGGCGGTCATGGAGCTTACGAATGCCTTGACGGGTTTCAAGGATAATTCCGAGCAGGGGCGCGCGCTGCTGCGCGAAGGTCTCGAGACCATCGCGATAGTGCTGTCCCCGATCGTGCCCCACATCACCGAGGCGCTCTGGGCCGCCCTCGGCCATGCGGATCTGGTCGCCAACGCACGCTGGCCCAGGGTCGATGAGGCCGCCCTGGTGCGCTCCGAGATCACCCTAGTCGTGCAGATCGACGGTAAGAAGCGGGCGGATCTCACGCTCGCCGCTGGGACACCGGGGGCGCTAGTCAAGGAGATCGCACTTGCCGATCCCAAGGTCCGGCGCTACCTCGACGGTAAAGCGATCAAGAAGCTCGTGGTGGTGCCCGGGCGCCTCGTGAACATCGTGACCGTATGA
- a CDS encoding sugar transferase, with amino-acid sequence MRRVNRSRLLKRGFDVAGAVVGLSLMALPMVLIALAIWTTMGKPILFRQERPGLHGLAFRIIKFRTMRAPAGTDDDSDEVRLTGMGRFLRSVSLDELPELWNVLKGDLSLVGPRPLLMQYWDLYTPEQARRHAVKPGLTGWAQINGRNALSWQERLEMDVWYVDHQSLWLDLKILCLTLRTIARREGIHAEGHATMPRFRGNDDPA; translated from the coding sequence ATGCGCCGCGTTAACCGATCGCGACTCCTCAAGCGCGGCTTCGATGTTGCGGGAGCCGTGGTTGGGCTCAGCTTGATGGCCTTGCCCATGGTGCTTATCGCCCTCGCGATCTGGACCACCATGGGCAAGCCGATCCTATTTCGTCAAGAGCGTCCAGGCCTGCACGGGCTGGCGTTTCGGATCATTAAATTCCGAACCATGCGGGCACCCGCCGGCACCGATGATGACTCAGACGAGGTCCGCCTGACAGGGATGGGGCGGTTCTTGCGCAGCGTGAGCCTCGACGAGCTGCCGGAGCTTTGGAATGTACTGAAGGGCGATCTGAGCTTGGTCGGACCGCGGCCTTTGCTCATGCAATATTGGGATTTATATACACCTGAACAGGCACGGCGCCACGCGGTAAAACCCGGCCTCACCGGCTGGGCGCAGATCAATGGGCGCAATGCGCTCAGTTGGCAGGAACGGTTGGAGATGGATGTATGGTACGTTGACCATCAGAGTCTTTGGCTTGATCTCAAGATCCTTTGTTTAACCTTGCGTACGATCGCACGCCGCGAGGGGATCCACGCCGAGGGACATGCGACGATGCCCAGGTTCAGGGGCAACGATGACCCAGCCTAA
- a CDS encoding acetyltransferase — protein MTQPKPVYVLGAGGHAKVVVSTLQAAGVAVTGLFDDDRGKWDRRVLGVPVLGALEQGSEVNDAAAVIGIGDNGMRQRIAEQYDNLEWLSIIHPSACVHPTAQLGRGTVVFAGAVIQPDARIEDHSIVNTMVSVDHDCRVERYVHLAPGVHLAGNVLVGEGVLIGLGSSVIPHVSIGARTVVGAGSAVVGNLPPDVTATGVPARILKIRQHA, from the coding sequence ATGACCCAGCCTAAACCCGTGTACGTACTCGGGGCAGGCGGTCACGCCAAGGTGGTTGTCAGCACCCTCCAGGCCGCCGGCGTCGCGGTCACGGGTCTTTTCGACGACGACCGCGGAAAATGGGACCGGCGGGTGTTGGGGGTTCCCGTGCTCGGGGCGTTGGAACAGGGATCCGAGGTCAACGATGCGGCGGCGGTCATCGGGATCGGTGATAATGGGATGCGTCAGCGCATCGCCGAGCAGTATGACAACCTCGAATGGCTCAGTATCATCCACCCGAGCGCTTGCGTGCATCCGACGGCACAACTCGGCCGCGGGACAGTGGTCTTTGCCGGCGCCGTTATCCAGCCGGACGCCCGGATCGAAGACCATAGTATTGTCAACACGATGGTCTCCGTCGATCACGATTGCCGCGTGGAACGGTACGTCCACCTCGCGCCCGGTGTGCATCTCGCGGGTAACGTCCTAGTCGGGGAGGGCGTATTGATTGGGCTTGGCAGCAGCGTGATTCCCCATGTATCGATCGGCGCCCGCACGGTGGTCGGGGCCGGATCGGCGGTCGTCGGCAACTTACCTCCGGACGTGACGGCAACCGGCGTACCGGCGCGTATTCTCAAGATCCGCCAACATGCTTAA
- a CDS encoding polysaccharide biosynthesis protein, with amino-acid sequence MSKRLKTWHLRAAAFLHDLMMIPLAWLCAYWLRFNLGTIPQEFLTAGIGALFVVVPIQCVFYWYVGLYRGVWRFASLPDLMRIGQAVLAGALVCAAVLFMVTRLQGVPRSVFPLYAIILGSLLGGPRFVLRWFKDYHLRSRTGQRVIIVGAGQGGELLVRDLMRDPECRYRPVAFLDDDLAKSGREIHGLRVLGTSDDLPAVVDRLDARTVMIAIPSANSRQMKRLVELTERTGLPVRTLPSIHDVLAGRAGMNELREVLIEDLLGREPVALNWNLIRSRLSGKAVLITGGGGSIGAELCRQIAQLSPGKLVVLDHSEFNLYELELDLKTVFPDVETSFHLCNVCDEAAVRRLMQRHAPEVVFHAAAYKHVPMLESQLREAVHNNVLGTKTVAEAAHAARVSQFVLISTDKAVNPVNVMGASKRVAEIICENLQQRSATRFTTVRFGNVLGSAGSVVPLFRKQIGSGGPVTVTHSEVMRYFMTIPEASRLIMQAAAMGEGGEIFVLDMGEPVKISDLAEQMIRLSGKVPGAEIEIVYTGLRAGEKIFEELFHDQEALRATKHKKILLARHRYVDSHVLKSTLAEMAEAVAHYDEERLQSLLHRLAPEFATRVDESATGAVVPFTPRAG; translated from the coding sequence ATGTCCAAGCGTTTGAAAACATGGCATCTGCGCGCCGCCGCCTTCCTGCATGATCTCATGATGATCCCGCTCGCCTGGCTGTGCGCTTATTGGTTGCGTTTTAATCTCGGTACGATCCCGCAGGAATTTTTGACCGCGGGGATCGGCGCCCTGTTCGTGGTCGTCCCCATACAGTGCGTATTTTATTGGTATGTCGGCCTCTACCGGGGTGTTTGGCGTTTCGCATCGCTGCCCGATCTCATGCGCATCGGGCAGGCCGTGCTAGCGGGTGCGCTCGTGTGCGCGGCAGTGTTGTTCATGGTCACCCGGCTGCAGGGAGTGCCGCGTTCGGTCTTTCCTCTCTATGCGATCATTCTCGGGAGCTTGCTCGGTGGCCCGCGCTTTGTCTTGCGCTGGTTTAAGGACTATCACCTGCGCTCGCGCACCGGCCAGCGGGTCATCATCGTGGGCGCGGGACAGGGGGGCGAGTTGCTCGTCCGGGACTTGATGCGCGACCCGGAATGCCGCTACCGGCCGGTCGCGTTTTTGGACGACGATCTCGCGAAATCGGGGCGCGAGATCCATGGCCTGCGGGTGCTGGGGACGAGCGATGACTTGCCCGCCGTGGTGGACCGCCTGGATGCGCGGACGGTGATGATCGCCATTCCCTCGGCGAACTCGCGTCAAATGAAGCGCCTGGTCGAGCTGACGGAGCGCACCGGGCTGCCGGTGCGCACCTTGCCGAGCATCCATGACGTGCTGGCCGGCCGCGCCGGGATGAATGAGCTCCGCGAGGTGCTGATCGAGGACCTCCTGGGGCGCGAGCCGGTGGCGCTCAACTGGAACCTGATTCGATCCCGCCTCTCAGGAAAGGCCGTGTTGATCACGGGCGGCGGGGGCTCGATCGGGGCGGAGCTTTGCCGTCAGATCGCTCAGTTGTCGCCGGGAAAGCTAGTCGTTCTTGATCACTCTGAGTTCAATCTTTACGAGTTGGAGCTCGATCTCAAGACGGTCTTCCCGGACGTGGAGACGAGCTTTCATCTGTGTAATGTCTGCGACGAAGCCGCGGTACGGCGCCTCATGCAGCGCCACGCGCCCGAGGTCGTGTTCCATGCCGCGGCCTATAAGCACGTGCCCATGCTCGAGTCTCAACTGCGCGAGGCCGTACACAACAACGTGCTCGGGACCAAGACCGTGGCCGAGGCCGCGCATGCCGCCCGAGTGAGCCAATTCGTGCTCATCTCGACCGATAAGGCCGTGAATCCCGTGAACGTCATGGGGGCCAGCAAACGCGTCGCCGAGATAATCTGTGAGAATTTGCAGCAACGCTCCGCCACCCGCTTTACGACCGTGCGCTTCGGAAACGTCTTGGGCTCGGCGGGCAGTGTGGTGCCGTTATTTCGTAAACAGATCGGCTCGGGCGGCCCGGTCACCGTGACCCACTCGGAGGTCATGCGTTACTTCATGACCATCCCCGAGGCCAGCCGATTGATCATGCAGGCCGCCGCGATGGGCGAGGGCGGTGAAATTTTCGTGCTCGATATGGGGGAGCCGGTCAAGATCAGCGATCTCGCCGAGCAAATGATCCGCCTCTCGGGGAAAGTCCCCGGCGCGGAGATCGAGATCGTGTATACGGGCCTGCGGGCCGGGGAGAAAATCTTCGAGGAACTATTCCACGATCAGGAAGCCTTGCGCGCGACCAAGCACAAAAAGATCTTGCTGGCGCGACACCGGTATGTCGATTCCCACGTGCTTAAATCGACCTTGGCGGAAATGGCCGAAGCCGTGGCCCACTACGATGAGGAACGCTTACAGTCCTTGCTACACCGTTTGGCGCCTGAATTCGCAACCCGGGTGGACGAGAGTGCGACGGGCGCGGTGGTGCCGTTCACGCCCCGCGCGGGATAA